A stretch of the Vigna radiata var. radiata cultivar VC1973A chromosome 9, Vradiata_ver6, whole genome shotgun sequence genome encodes the following:
- the LOC106774262 gene encoding transcription factor bHLH143 — MVKADSSLPCSHHVAWQSPSLNYLSMLPKPGSLGLPTYLNSSTSILPHGLAAPSIRSLKTELTNEVQGYLKYHNGDTSLKEMHLGGALQNANPSLQKRLLIFDRSDNKTRLFYGPVSPLVQSPIVTTKKIAQSYDVYGEEQARIMGQKHLASYGLLKESVKDNVVIEESEKHEDTEEINALLYSDDDSSEYDEDNCDEVTSTDRSPLATTRTYAIQEQCEDLKEEVASSCWPKKKMKLITGGDNRSSPRVDQTTVVQPNETCDYVSDAESKNSSGWTYSVDKTKVDDSVVCDIKLKKDKIRESLTVLENLIPGAKGKEPMLVIDGTIEYLKVLMSQTGSLGVEYH, encoded by the coding sequence ATGGTTAAGGCTGACAGCTCCCTGCCTTGCTCACACCATGTGGCTTGGCAATCACCTTCTTTGAATTACTTAAGCATGCTGCCTAAGCCCGGCTCACTTGGTCTCCCAACATATCTGAACTCAAGTACTTCCATCTTACCTCATGGGCTTGCAGCTCCTTCTATTCGAAGTCTGAAGACTGAGCTAACAAATGAAGTGCAAGGATACCTTAAGTATCACAACGGAGACACAAGTCTGAAAGAAATGCATCTTGGAGGAGCTTTACAAAATGCAAATCCTTCTTTGCAAAAGAGGTTACTTATCTTTGACCGCTCTGATAATAAGACAAGGTTGTTTTATGGGCCTGTCTCTCCTCTTGTCCAGAGTCCAATTGTCACTACTAAGAAGATTGCTCAAAGTTATGACGTATATGGGGAGGAACAGGCTAGAATTATGGGTCAAAAGCATCTTGCCAGCTATGGTTTACTGAAAGAGTCTGTTAAGGATAATGTAGTTATTGAAGAAAgtgaaaagcatgaagatacgGAAGAAATAAATGCATTGCTTTATTCCGATGATGACAGCAGTGAATATGATGAGGATAATTGTGATGAGGTAACAAGTACAGATCGTTCTCCTTTGGCAACTACAAGGACTTATGCGATACAAGAACAATGTGAGGACTTGAAGGAGGAGGTTGCCAGCTCTTGTTGGCCTAAGAAAAAGATGAAGTTAATTACTGGTGGCGACAATAGGTCATCCCCACGTGTGGACCAAACTACTGTGGTACAACCAAATGAAACCTGTGATTATGTTAGTGATGCTGAATCAAAGAACTCCAGTGGTTGGACTTATTCTGTTGATAAAACTAAAGTAGATGATTCAGTGGTGTgtgatatcaaattaaaaaaggataAGATCCGGGAATCTTTGACAGTTCTGGAGAATTTAATTCCTGGTGCAAAAGGAAAGGAGCCAATGTTAGTCATTGATGGAACTATTGAGTACTTGAAAGTTTTGATGTCCCAAACTGGTTCTCTTGGTGTAGAATATCACTAA
- the LOC106773623 gene encoding flavanone 3-dioxygenase 3, protein MATTTSSEVGQVQSNNRKSFTSVKALTESPQLNSLPPSYTYTTNSEHEIVTDPEQDDPIPVIDYSLLVAGTPDQRAKTIQDLGKACEEWGFFMLTNYFVSKTIMEKMVDQVFAFFNLREEEKQEYAGKDVMDPIRYGTSSNVSMDKVLFWRDFLKIVVHPEFHSPMKPPGFREALEEYSRRTWKLGKELLRGISESLGLGVNYMEDRMNLDSGLQMIAANLYPPCPQPELAMGIPPHSDHGLLNLLMQNGVSGLQVLHNGKWINVSSTSNCLLVFVSDHLEVVSNGKYKSVVHRAVVSNKATRISLAIVIAPSLDTVVEPAKELLDSQNNPAAYTGMKHRDYLQLQSSNRLNGKSVLENVKI, encoded by the exons ATGGCTACAACAACTTCTTCTGAGGTTGGCCAAGTACAATCCAATAACAGAAAGAGTTTCACAAGCGTGAAAGCACTCACTGAATCACCACAACTCAATTCCCTACCTCCTTCATACACCTACACCACAAATTCAGAGCATGAGATAGTGACAGACCCAGAACAAGATGATCCAATTCCTGTCATTGATTATTCTCTCTTGGTTGCTGGCACACCTGATCAACGGGCCAAAACCATCCAAGACTTAGGCAAGGCTTGTGAGGAGTGGGGGTTCTTCATGCTCACCAATTACTTTGTGTCAAAGACCATCATGGAGAAAATGGTTGATCAAGTTTTTGCTTTCTTCAATCTTAGAGAGGAGGAGAAGCAAGAGTATGCAGGTAAGGATGTCATGGACCCTATAAGGTATGGCACCAGCTCCAATGTTTCAATGGACAAAGTCTTGTTTTGGAGGGATTTCCTTAAAATCGTGGTGCACCCAGAATTTCACTCTCCTATGAAACCACCTGGGTTCAG GGAAGCATTAGAAGAGTACAGCAGAAGAACTTGGAAACTGGGAAAGGAACTACTGAGAGGAATATCAGAAAGCTTGGGATTGGGAGTCAATTACATGGAGGATAGAATGAACCTAGATTCTGGTTTGCAAATGATAGCTGCAAATCTGTATCCACCTTGTCCACAACCTGAGCTTGCAATGGGAATACCCCCTCATTCTGATCATGGCCTTTTGAACCTGCTCATGCAGAACGGGGTTAGTGGCCTTCAAGTGCTTCACAATGGCAAGTGGATCAACGTCAGTTCCACTTCAAACTGCTTGCTAGTCTTTGTGTCCGATCATCTAGAG GTTGTGAGCAATGGAAAATACAAGAGTGTTGTGCATCGAGCAGTAGTGAGCAACAAAGCTACAAGAATTTCTTTAGCAATAGTAATTGCACCATCCTTGGACACTGTGGTGGAACCGGCTAAAGAGTTGCTAGACAGTCAAAACAATCCTGCAGCTTACACTGGGATGAAACATAGAGACTATTTGCAACTTCAGAGCAGCAACCGGCTTAATGGGAAGTCTGTGCTAGAGAATGTTAAAATCTGA
- the LOC106774360 gene encoding root phototropism protein 3 isoform X1, with protein sequence MFSEESDKFEISPSTPCGFLLPFHQLSFSPHSLCSLVYPLFISPLLPLLLLLLLILILTSNPLFWKKQSSLVSLVFSMWESESESAAGREYGTGLLTSTKHSVKTEGFQQRGNSWYVSADIPSDLLVQIGEANFHLHKYPLLSRSGKLNRIIYDSRDPDLNKIVMDDLPGGPESFELAAKFCYGIAIDLTAGNISGLRCSAEYLEMTEDLEEGNLIFKTEAFLSYVVLSSWRDSIVVLKSCEKLSPWAENLQIVRRCSESIAWKACANPKGIRWSYTGRRASQVSSPKWNDMKDSSPSRNQQVPPDWWFEDVSILRIDHFVRVITAIKVKGMRYELIGAGIMHYATKWLPGLVNDTTIPPDEGSNSSNSNSSSSSGGGCGWKSGLQMVVSTRPRDDTSTLQAKDQRMIIESLISIIPPQKDSVSCNFLLRLLRMANMLKVALALITELEKRVGMQFEQATLADLLIPCYNKNDTVYDVDLVQRLLEHFLVQEQTESSSPSRPPFPDKHATSNINAKTRVARLVDSYLTEVSRDRNLSLTKFQVLAEALPESARTSDDGLYRAIDSYLKAHPTLTEHERKRLCRVMDCQKLSIDACMHAAQNERLPLRVVVQVLFSEQVKISNALSNSSLKEGVESHYQPMVPNRKTLLEGTPQSFQEGWAAAKKDINTLKFELETVKTKYLELQNDMENLQKQFDKLLKQKHTSAWTTGWKKLSKLTKMTNVENHDISPQLQTSEEQNRKTTTRKWRNSIS encoded by the exons ATGTTCTCTGAAGAAAGCGACAAGTTTGAGATAAGTCCAAGCACCCCATGTGGGTTCCTCCTCCCTTTTCATCAACTTTCTTTCTCTCCTCATTCACTTTGCTCTTTAGTTTACCCTCTCTTCATTTCtccccttcttcctcttcttcttcttcttcttctcattctcattctcacTTCAAACCCACTTTTCTGGAAAAAACAATCTTCCCTTGTGAGTCTGGTTTTCAGCATGTGGGAATCAGAGAGTGAGTCTGCTGCTGGGAGGGAATATGGGACTGGACTTCTCACTTCAACCAAGCACAGTGTCAAGACTGAGGGATTTCAGCAAAGAGGCAACTCTTG GTATGTTTCAGCTGATATTCCAAGTGATCTTCTGGTTCAAATTGGAGAAGCAAACTTCCATTTGCACAAG TATCCTTTGCTGTCTCGAAGTGGAAAGCTGAACAGAATCATATACGATTCTCGCGACCCTGATTTGAATAAGATAGTTATGGACGATCTTCCTGGAGGGCCTGAATCTTTTGAACTTGCGGCCAAGTTTTGCTATGGAATTGCGATTGATTTAACAGCAGGCAATATCTCTGGTCTGAGATGCAGTGCAGAGTACCTTGAAATGACAGAGGACTTAGAAGAAGGCAATCTTATATTCAAGACAGAAGCTTTCCTTAGCTATGTGGTTTTGTCTTCATGGAGAGATTCTATAGTAGTGTTGAAAAGCTGTGAGAAGCTGTCGCCATGGGCAGAGAATCTACAAATTGTGAGAAGATGCAGTGAGTCCATAGCATGGAAAGCCTGTGCCAATCCAAAGGGGATAAGGTGGTCATACACTGGAAGAAGGGCATCACAAGTTTCCAGCCCAAAATGGAATGACATGAAGGACTCAAGTCCTAGTAGGAATCAGCAGGTTCCCCCTGATTGGTGGTTTGAGGATGTTTCAATCCTTAGGATCGATCACTTTGTAAGAGTCATTACTGCTATTAAGGTAAAAGGCATGAGGTATGAGTTGATTGGTGCTGGAATAATGCACTATGCAACTAAGTGGCTACCTGGTTTGGTGAATGACACAACAATCCCTCCAGATGAAGGAAGCAACAGTAGTAACAGTAACAGTAGTTCTAGTAGTGGTGGCGGTTGTGGCTGGAAAAGTGGACTTCAAATGGTTGTGTCTACTAGACCTAGAGATGACACTTCAACCCTTCAAGCTAAAGATCAAAGGATGATCATTGAAAGCCTCATCAGCATAATTCCCCCACAGAAGGACAGTGTCTCATGCAACTTCCTGCTTAGACTACTGAGAATGGCAAACATGTTAAAGGTTGCACTTGCATTAATCACTGAATTGGAGAAAAGGGTGGGAATGCAATTTGAGCAAGCTACACTGGCTGATCTTCTAATCCCATGTTATAACAAAAATGACACAGTTTATGATGTAGATCTTGTTCAGAGGCTGCTAGAGCATTTTCTTGTTCAAGAGCAGACTGAAAGTTCAAGCCCAAGCAGACCACCCTTTCCTGATAAGCATGCCACCAGTAACATCAATGCCAAGACAAGAGTGGCAAGACTTGTTGATAGTTATCTTACTGAGGTTTCCAGAGATAGAAACCTTTCCCTCACAAAGTTTCAGGTTCTTGCAGAAGCTTTGCCCGAGTCAGCTAGGACCTCTGACGATGGACTCTACAGAGCAATTGATTCATATCTTAAG GCACATCCAACTCTAACTGAGCATGAAAGAAAGCGGCTATGCCGTGTAATGGATTGTCAGAAACTCTCCATTGATGCTTGCATGCATGCTGCACAAAATGAAAGGCTTCCATTGAGGGTAGTGGTTCAAGTTCTGTTCTCTGAACAAGTGAAGATAAGTAATGCACTATCCAACAGTTCTCTGAAAGAAGGTGTTGAGTCTCACTACCAGCCAATGGTTCCAAATCGGAAAACACTTTTAGAAGGGACACCACAATCATTCCAAGAAGGGTGGGCAGCAGCTAAGAAAGACATCAACACACTCAAGTTTGAGCTTGAGACTGTGAAAACCAAGTACTTGGAGCTTCAAAATGACATGGAAAATCTGCAGAAACAGTTTGATAAGCTTCTAAAGCAGAAGCATACATCAGCATGGACCACTGGGTGGAAGAAACTAAGCAAACTTACAAAAATGACCAATGTGGAAAATCATGATATTTCACCTCAGCTTCAAACTTCAGAAGAACAGAACAGAAAGACAACAACTAGAAAGTGGAGAAACTCAATATCCTGA
- the LOC106774360 gene encoding root phototropism protein 3 isoform X2 yields the protein MWESESESAAGREYGTGLLTSTKHSVKTEGFQQRGNSWYVSADIPSDLLVQIGEANFHLHKYPLLSRSGKLNRIIYDSRDPDLNKIVMDDLPGGPESFELAAKFCYGIAIDLTAGNISGLRCSAEYLEMTEDLEEGNLIFKTEAFLSYVVLSSWRDSIVVLKSCEKLSPWAENLQIVRRCSESIAWKACANPKGIRWSYTGRRASQVSSPKWNDMKDSSPSRNQQVPPDWWFEDVSILRIDHFVRVITAIKVKGMRYELIGAGIMHYATKWLPGLVNDTTIPPDEGSNSSNSNSSSSSGGGCGWKSGLQMVVSTRPRDDTSTLQAKDQRMIIESLISIIPPQKDSVSCNFLLRLLRMANMLKVALALITELEKRVGMQFEQATLADLLIPCYNKNDTVYDVDLVQRLLEHFLVQEQTESSSPSRPPFPDKHATSNINAKTRVARLVDSYLTEVSRDRNLSLTKFQVLAEALPESARTSDDGLYRAIDSYLKAHPTLTEHERKRLCRVMDCQKLSIDACMHAAQNERLPLRVVVQVLFSEQVKISNALSNSSLKEGVESHYQPMVPNRKTLLEGTPQSFQEGWAAAKKDINTLKFELETVKTKYLELQNDMENLQKQFDKLLKQKHTSAWTTGWKKLSKLTKMTNVENHDISPQLQTSEEQNRKTTTRKWRNSIS from the exons ATGTGGGAATCAGAGAGTGAGTCTGCTGCTGGGAGGGAATATGGGACTGGACTTCTCACTTCAACCAAGCACAGTGTCAAGACTGAGGGATTTCAGCAAAGAGGCAACTCTTG GTATGTTTCAGCTGATATTCCAAGTGATCTTCTGGTTCAAATTGGAGAAGCAAACTTCCATTTGCACAAG TATCCTTTGCTGTCTCGAAGTGGAAAGCTGAACAGAATCATATACGATTCTCGCGACCCTGATTTGAATAAGATAGTTATGGACGATCTTCCTGGAGGGCCTGAATCTTTTGAACTTGCGGCCAAGTTTTGCTATGGAATTGCGATTGATTTAACAGCAGGCAATATCTCTGGTCTGAGATGCAGTGCAGAGTACCTTGAAATGACAGAGGACTTAGAAGAAGGCAATCTTATATTCAAGACAGAAGCTTTCCTTAGCTATGTGGTTTTGTCTTCATGGAGAGATTCTATAGTAGTGTTGAAAAGCTGTGAGAAGCTGTCGCCATGGGCAGAGAATCTACAAATTGTGAGAAGATGCAGTGAGTCCATAGCATGGAAAGCCTGTGCCAATCCAAAGGGGATAAGGTGGTCATACACTGGAAGAAGGGCATCACAAGTTTCCAGCCCAAAATGGAATGACATGAAGGACTCAAGTCCTAGTAGGAATCAGCAGGTTCCCCCTGATTGGTGGTTTGAGGATGTTTCAATCCTTAGGATCGATCACTTTGTAAGAGTCATTACTGCTATTAAGGTAAAAGGCATGAGGTATGAGTTGATTGGTGCTGGAATAATGCACTATGCAACTAAGTGGCTACCTGGTTTGGTGAATGACACAACAATCCCTCCAGATGAAGGAAGCAACAGTAGTAACAGTAACAGTAGTTCTAGTAGTGGTGGCGGTTGTGGCTGGAAAAGTGGACTTCAAATGGTTGTGTCTACTAGACCTAGAGATGACACTTCAACCCTTCAAGCTAAAGATCAAAGGATGATCATTGAAAGCCTCATCAGCATAATTCCCCCACAGAAGGACAGTGTCTCATGCAACTTCCTGCTTAGACTACTGAGAATGGCAAACATGTTAAAGGTTGCACTTGCATTAATCACTGAATTGGAGAAAAGGGTGGGAATGCAATTTGAGCAAGCTACACTGGCTGATCTTCTAATCCCATGTTATAACAAAAATGACACAGTTTATGATGTAGATCTTGTTCAGAGGCTGCTAGAGCATTTTCTTGTTCAAGAGCAGACTGAAAGTTCAAGCCCAAGCAGACCACCCTTTCCTGATAAGCATGCCACCAGTAACATCAATGCCAAGACAAGAGTGGCAAGACTTGTTGATAGTTATCTTACTGAGGTTTCCAGAGATAGAAACCTTTCCCTCACAAAGTTTCAGGTTCTTGCAGAAGCTTTGCCCGAGTCAGCTAGGACCTCTGACGATGGACTCTACAGAGCAATTGATTCATATCTTAAG GCACATCCAACTCTAACTGAGCATGAAAGAAAGCGGCTATGCCGTGTAATGGATTGTCAGAAACTCTCCATTGATGCTTGCATGCATGCTGCACAAAATGAAAGGCTTCCATTGAGGGTAGTGGTTCAAGTTCTGTTCTCTGAACAAGTGAAGATAAGTAATGCACTATCCAACAGTTCTCTGAAAGAAGGTGTTGAGTCTCACTACCAGCCAATGGTTCCAAATCGGAAAACACTTTTAGAAGGGACACCACAATCATTCCAAGAAGGGTGGGCAGCAGCTAAGAAAGACATCAACACACTCAAGTTTGAGCTTGAGACTGTGAAAACCAAGTACTTGGAGCTTCAAAATGACATGGAAAATCTGCAGAAACAGTTTGATAAGCTTCTAAAGCAGAAGCATACATCAGCATGGACCACTGGGTGGAAGAAACTAAGCAAACTTACAAAAATGACCAATGTGGAAAATCATGATATTTCACCTCAGCTTCAAACTTCAGAAGAACAGAACAGAAAGACAACAACTAGAAAGTGGAGAAACTCAATATCCTGA